A stretch of Gemmatimonas aurantiaca T-27 DNA encodes these proteins:
- a CDS encoding AraC family transcriptional regulator, producing MNDPLSEVVRLLHPRAAFANIISGKGNWAVRYGEFGLPSFCIVLDGSCLLTVDGHAPITIRAGDFILLPTTPAFTISSFAPAPPVHFDPNQVASFRGELRYGQQDGAPDMRSLGGSFLFDSTDTGLLVSLLPTVVHIQDSPRLSQLVQMVSEESTEQQPGSEFMLSRLVELLLVQAMRSTATGSAPPGLLRGLGDERLSRALKAVHAHVQHPWTIEQLARIAALSRSAFFERFTRMVGATPMEYVMAWRMEIAKGLLRDNVLSVSEVAERVGYGSTSTFSVAFSRHVGQSPRHFARSP from the coding sequence ATGAACGACCCACTGTCCGAAGTCGTTCGACTGCTGCACCCACGGGCCGCCTTTGCCAACATCATCAGCGGCAAGGGAAACTGGGCGGTGCGTTATGGCGAATTTGGGTTGCCCAGCTTCTGCATCGTGCTGGACGGCAGTTGCCTGCTGACGGTCGACGGGCACGCGCCTATCACCATCCGCGCAGGAGACTTCATTCTGCTGCCCACGACACCGGCGTTCACGATCTCGAGCTTCGCGCCCGCGCCGCCGGTGCATTTTGACCCCAATCAGGTGGCCAGCTTTCGCGGCGAACTGCGGTATGGCCAGCAGGACGGTGCCCCGGACATGCGTTCCCTGGGCGGCTCGTTTCTGTTCGACAGTACCGATACCGGGCTACTCGTTTCGTTGTTGCCTACCGTCGTGCACATCCAGGACTCCCCGCGCTTGTCACAACTGGTGCAGATGGTGAGTGAAGAGTCCACCGAGCAGCAGCCAGGCAGTGAGTTCATGCTCTCCCGATTGGTGGAGCTATTGCTGGTGCAGGCGATGCGTTCGACCGCCACCGGTAGTGCTCCTCCAGGATTGTTGCGGGGCCTGGGCGATGAACGCCTGTCGCGTGCGCTGAAGGCCGTGCACGCCCACGTGCAGCACCCCTGGACCATCGAGCAACTGGCCCGCATCGCGGCGCTCTCCCGCTCCGCGTTCTTCGAACGTTTCACGCGCATGGTGGGAGCGACGCCGATGGAGTACGTGATGGCGTGGCGCATGGAGATCGCCAAGGGTCTCCTGCGCGACAACGTGCTGTCGGTGTCCGAAGTGGCAGAACGTGTGGGATACGGCTCGACCAGCACATTCAGCGTGGCGTTCAGTCGTCATGTCGGACAATCACCGCGACACTTTGCGCGAAGCCCGTGA
- a CDS encoding RHS repeat-associated core domain-containing protein, protein MQVTPPAVSGTPRTVGASVNSGRLVSITDPDGFATTFAYSSTVANLMVSRSDKHARTRAFTFDGAMRLAGTTVYAGMGSTDPITWSMCAAETRGILGGGPCGASVLPHTSEASTTIDGPRAVADTWNITVNRYGAVDSFRDPRGSVSTFQRTDTRFPGLVTQATDPTGFVQQYTYTERGNVQTRTDVDALGPAMSSVYSYVYGSTQWPDGVTTMFLPMDGWMQFTYDTRGNVLTREDSRGAAGRATLNYGSAGSPASGLLVSVVQPNTVAGRTDFDSLQYDAQGNVSDVRTASRIGGTTTIHSATHTSNDAIGRVAQTCVDLSIGGTPPQQCTATTFNRMDRDSIVTVTAPLGVSTQTLTTRSRYDREGRLTWLQRQSSLPDAGIGAITTQWQYDSAGRRIVETAPDNAVERTFYDAAGNVERVITRKSDTVSMTYGLANELLTRRLSAVQYPTVADTTYDTFAFPWKPNSGSNYLIPVDTQRFTYDSAGRILTANNRDARVTRTYLRNGLLATERQNLRASNAAAVDTAKHNYLLTFRHDLRGRRTVVKLPSQLAAAGQDSLLRVYHPYRDELLAVADPLGNTYTYSYTDRGEPESLSFPGGYNEFWTYGAAGYDSLNVISNPSTTNGRIGVSPVRSARSAFDARGFRQSRYDAAGFRDTAQFMYTGFGHLASSRMSQQAAIQGGSARVESRESLTYDALGNMLTDTTSTFNSSRTGGGLNSGVSRASQSFTYSASYQANVGRVLGQVGGTGGARTYAYDAAGNTQSYHRTEGSADDSRFRERRQSYYAADGKLAAADYRWRSTTLDDDRRRAFETYRYDALGRRVWVRADRQCELANDNGRDRLNCDMSTLRRTVWDGDRELIEIQVPVKVPTRSAEPDSVLDNDLFLPRYPRVLNSQDPNPFFGRVLYTYGLTLDQPVALTRYNYVDRFQGDSSIVFPPTTVSLMWTALGKVGVAACADGKAECSRTINLAGGGTRTANLQVGLPNMWFAYERPKYLPSAFGGTLLDDKQTATGTHYRRNRYYDPGAGRFTQEDPIGLAGGLNLYGFAGSNPANFSDPFGLCPPHNDNLSDCTGFWTVAGAATGALLGGVGGGTGGFFLGGIGTVPGVSIGAMKGAFVGAVTGAAVDGLILASKSHTTATVDIPGLGRTRVDWEEPTGNTPGNVHVQGKGRGGVPKTRIGGPDDMNKLPKAIRENPTIRRGVERALEQLRKLKESP, encoded by the coding sequence ATGCAGGTCACGCCACCGGCGGTGTCGGGCACACCGCGCACGGTTGGTGCTTCGGTGAATAGTGGACGGCTTGTCTCCATCACCGATCCCGACGGTTTTGCCACCACCTTCGCATACAGCAGCACGGTGGCCAACCTGATGGTATCACGAAGCGACAAGCACGCGCGCACGCGTGCGTTCACGTTCGATGGTGCCATGCGACTTGCGGGCACGACGGTATATGCCGGCATGGGATCCACCGATCCGATCACCTGGTCGATGTGTGCCGCAGAGACGCGCGGAATACTGGGTGGCGGCCCCTGTGGCGCGTCGGTTCTGCCCCATACCTCGGAGGCGAGCACAACGATCGACGGCCCCCGCGCCGTGGCCGATACCTGGAATATCACGGTGAACCGGTACGGTGCGGTGGACAGTTTCCGCGACCCGCGCGGCAGTGTCTCCACATTTCAACGCACCGATACGCGGTTTCCCGGACTCGTCACCCAGGCGACCGATCCCACCGGATTCGTGCAGCAGTACACGTACACCGAGCGCGGCAACGTACAGACGCGCACCGATGTCGATGCCCTCGGGCCGGCGATGTCGAGTGTCTACAGCTACGTGTATGGCAGCACGCAGTGGCCCGATGGGGTGACGACGATGTTCCTGCCGATGGATGGCTGGATGCAGTTCACGTACGACACCCGCGGCAATGTGCTCACGCGCGAGGATTCCCGGGGAGCCGCGGGACGCGCGACACTCAACTACGGGTCGGCGGGCTCACCGGCGTCCGGATTGCTCGTTTCCGTGGTACAGCCCAACACCGTGGCGGGGCGGACAGACTTCGACTCGCTGCAGTACGATGCGCAGGGAAATGTCTCAGACGTGCGGACCGCGTCGCGGATTGGTGGGACGACCACTATCCATTCGGCTACGCACACGTCGAATGATGCGATCGGGCGCGTGGCACAGACCTGTGTCGACCTCAGTATCGGTGGCACGCCACCGCAGCAGTGCACCGCGACCACGTTCAATCGGATGGATCGTGATTCCATCGTCACCGTCACCGCGCCGCTGGGCGTGAGTACGCAGACGCTGACCACGCGAAGCCGATATGACCGTGAAGGGCGCCTCACGTGGTTGCAGCGACAGTCGTCATTGCCGGACGCGGGCATCGGCGCCATCACCACCCAGTGGCAGTACGACAGCGCGGGGCGGCGCATCGTGGAGACGGCCCCCGACAACGCTGTCGAGCGCACGTTCTACGATGCGGCGGGCAACGTGGAGCGCGTGATCACGCGCAAGAGTGACACGGTGTCGATGACGTATGGTCTGGCGAACGAATTGCTGACGCGTCGGTTGTCGGCGGTGCAGTACCCGACTGTGGCGGACACGACATACGATACGTTCGCTTTTCCCTGGAAGCCAAATAGTGGGAGCAACTATCTGATTCCGGTGGATACCCAGCGGTTCACCTATGACAGCGCGGGGCGTATTCTCACCGCCAACAACCGCGACGCGCGTGTCACGCGCACCTATCTCCGCAATGGATTGCTGGCCACGGAACGGCAGAACCTGCGTGCCTCCAATGCGGCAGCGGTCGACACCGCGAAGCACAACTATCTGCTGACGTTCCGCCACGACCTGCGAGGGCGACGCACCGTTGTGAAACTGCCTTCGCAGCTCGCGGCGGCTGGGCAGGACAGCCTGCTGCGCGTCTATCACCCGTATCGCGATGAGTTGCTGGCTGTTGCCGATCCACTCGGCAATACGTACACCTACAGCTACACGGACCGAGGCGAACCGGAATCGCTGAGTTTCCCAGGTGGCTACAATGAGTTTTGGACCTACGGTGCGGCGGGCTATGACAGCCTAAACGTCATCTCCAATCCTAGTACCACGAACGGGCGCATCGGCGTATCGCCAGTGCGTTCGGCGCGGTCCGCGTTCGACGCGCGTGGGTTTCGTCAATCGCGCTACGATGCGGCCGGCTTCCGGGACACCGCGCAGTTCATGTATACCGGATTCGGACACTTGGCATCGAGTCGTATGAGCCAGCAGGCTGCAATCCAAGGTGGCAGCGCGCGGGTCGAAAGCCGAGAAAGTTTGACCTACGATGCGCTGGGAAACATGCTGACCGACACGACGTCCACGTTCAACAGTTCGCGGACCGGTGGTGGCCTCAATAGCGGCGTGAGCCGTGCGTCACAGTCGTTCACCTATTCCGCAAGTTATCAGGCCAACGTAGGTCGGGTCCTCGGGCAGGTAGGCGGTACGGGCGGAGCGCGTACCTATGCGTACGATGCGGCAGGAAACACTCAGTCGTATCACCGTACCGAAGGCAGTGCGGACGACAGTCGATTTCGTGAACGACGCCAATCCTACTACGCGGCTGATGGCAAGCTTGCGGCAGCGGACTATCGGTGGCGTTCAACGACGCTGGACGATGATCGCCGGCGTGCGTTCGAGACCTATCGCTACGATGCACTGGGGCGCCGCGTCTGGGTGCGTGCGGATCGTCAGTGTGAACTTGCCAACGACAACGGACGCGATCGGCTCAATTGCGACATGAGCACGCTCCGGCGCACGGTGTGGGACGGGGACCGGGAGCTCATCGAAATCCAGGTGCCGGTCAAAGTACCGACGCGTAGCGCTGAGCCGGATAGCGTGCTGGACAACGACCTGTTTCTGCCGCGGTACCCACGGGTGCTCAACAGCCAGGATCCGAATCCGTTTTTCGGACGGGTGCTCTATACCTATGGATTGACGCTCGACCAGCCGGTAGCGCTCACCCGGTACAACTACGTCGATCGCTTCCAGGGCGACTCGAGCATCGTGTTCCCGCCCACGACGGTCTCACTGATGTGGACGGCGCTGGGGAAGGTGGGCGTGGCGGCGTGTGCCGATGGGAAGGCAGAGTGTAGTCGGACGATCAACCTGGCGGGTGGTGGTACGCGCACGGCGAATCTTCAGGTCGGGTTGCCGAACATGTGGTTCGCGTATGAGCGACCGAAGTACTTGCCGAGCGCGTTTGGCGGGACGCTGCTGGACGACAAGCAGACCGCGACGGGAACGCACTATCGACGGAATCGGTACTATGATCCGGGCGCCGGACGGTTCACGCAGGAAGATCCGATCGGGCTGGCGGGCGGGCTGAATCTGTACGGGTTTGCGGGGAGCAATCCGGCGAACTTTTCGGATCCGTTTGGATTGTGTCCGCCGCATAACGACAACCTATCCGATTGTACCGGATTCTGGACTGTTGCAGGTGCCGCAACAGGCGCTTTGCTCGGTGGCGTCGGCGGAGGAACCGGTGGATTTTTCTTGGGGGGCATCGGCACTGTCCCAGGTGTGAGTATAGGTGCCATGAAAGGAGCGTTTGTAGGCGCTGTCACTGGTGCGGCGGTTGATGGCTTGATCTTGGCCAGTAAGAGCCACACCACGGCCACCGTTGATATTCCGGGACTTGGCCGGACCCGAGTCGATTGGGAAGAACCGACAGGCAACACTCCCGGCAACGTGCATGTCCAGGGAAAAGGCCGAGGTGGAGTTCCAAAGACGAGGATCGGCGGTCCCGATGATATGAACAAACTACCCAAGGCCATTCGTGAGAACCCAACCATTCGTCGCGGAGTCGAGCGTGCACTCGAGCAACTGCGCAAACTCAAGGAGTCACCGTGA
- a CDS encoding PEP-CTERM sorting domain-containing protein has product MRLAHFLRGSAAAVALSASLAGTASAQVLHDNGPVVPPSGPSVIRAGGTMFGAGMQTNGPNRVADDFTVAVAGGWNVTGFSFFGYQTFSNSAFTFTGLSWSIVAGDVNTGSIVASGSVVPTNGGLVGYRTTASTLSNQDRAIFQIDADVPDFTLGVGSYWLQWSVAGSLAAGPFQPPTSDGAVGNAQQKLGSANFGNLLDAGDASGVELPFIIRGTAASTVVPEPSTWSMMVVGGLAMVVLARRRRRID; this is encoded by the coding sequence ATGCGACTCGCCCACTTCCTGCGCGGTTCCGCCGCTGCTGTCGCCCTCTCTGCCTCGTTGGCTGGAACTGCGTCTGCGCAGGTCCTGCACGACAATGGGCCGGTCGTCCCGCCCTCCGGCCCCTCGGTGATCCGGGCAGGCGGCACAATGTTTGGCGCCGGGATGCAGACCAACGGGCCGAATCGGGTGGCCGACGATTTCACGGTCGCCGTGGCCGGCGGTTGGAACGTGACAGGGTTCAGCTTCTTTGGGTACCAGACCTTCTCGAACAGCGCGTTCACGTTCACCGGCCTGAGCTGGAGCATTGTAGCCGGTGATGTGAATACCGGATCGATAGTGGCGTCGGGCTCGGTGGTTCCCACAAATGGTGGCCTGGTGGGCTATCGCACCACGGCATCGACGCTCAGCAACCAAGACCGCGCAATTTTCCAGATCGATGCGGACGTGCCGGATTTTACGTTGGGCGTTGGCTCGTACTGGTTGCAGTGGAGCGTGGCCGGCAGCCTGGCCGCGGGTCCCTTCCAGCCCCCCACCTCCGACGGCGCCGTGGGTAACGCCCAGCAGAAGCTCGGCAGCGCGAACTTCGGAAACCTTCTCGACGCCGGTGATGCCTCGGGCGTGGAACTCCCGTTCATCATCCGCGGAACGGCGGCGAGCACCGTCGTTCCGGAACCGTCGACCTGGTCGATGATGGTCGTCGGTGGTTTGGCCATGGTGGTGCTGGCGCGTCGTCGCCGTCGCATCGACTGA
- a CDS encoding patatin-like phospholipase family protein, with product MRWIMKRSAVYTMTLVIAASAAVIVGCASQREEPPANLVPHDLAEIRRVRAASQQHGTIGRAAQRTAHPVVAVVLGGGGLRGFAHVGVLRALEELGVRADIIVGTSAGAVVGAAYASGLTPDQIESAARDIKVSSLIDFTVSTKGLMRGDHLAEWMDDVTSGVPVEHFPRRFAAVATDLESGQAVLLDAGSAGRVVQASAAVPGINVPVSYDGGHLIDGGATSLVPVHFARAMGADIVIAVDIYCRSPRPGGTGATTVIGNVMRTQSCLLAESEVAQADLLIAPEIVVPSMSSKEAQALVIRAGYEAAYAVMDDCRHAAKRLAVCR from the coding sequence ATGCGTTGGATCATGAAGCGCTCGGCCGTCTACACGATGACCCTGGTGATCGCCGCTTCGGCGGCGGTCATCGTGGGCTGCGCTTCGCAGCGTGAGGAGCCGCCGGCGAATCTCGTTCCGCATGATCTCGCCGAGATCCGGCGCGTCAGGGCAGCGTCGCAGCAGCACGGTACCATTGGGCGCGCTGCACAACGCACGGCGCATCCGGTGGTGGCCGTGGTCCTCGGCGGGGGTGGGCTGCGCGGGTTTGCGCATGTGGGCGTGCTGCGCGCGCTGGAGGAGCTGGGTGTACGCGCCGACATCATCGTGGGAACGTCAGCCGGAGCGGTGGTGGGCGCTGCCTACGCCAGTGGTCTGACACCGGATCAGATCGAGTCGGCAGCACGCGACATCAAGGTGTCGTCGCTGATCGATTTCACGGTGAGCACGAAAGGATTGATGCGCGGCGATCATCTGGCCGAGTGGATGGACGATGTCACCAGCGGTGTGCCGGTCGAACACTTTCCGCGGCGGTTTGCGGCCGTGGCGACCGATCTGGAGAGCGGGCAGGCCGTATTGCTCGATGCGGGATCCGCTGGACGGGTCGTTCAGGCGTCGGCGGCGGTGCCGGGCATCAATGTTCCCGTGTCGTATGACGGAGGGCATCTGATCGATGGCGGCGCCACCAGTCTCGTGCCCGTGCATTTCGCGCGCGCGATGGGCGCCGATATTGTGATCGCGGTGGATATCTATTGCCGAAGCCCGCGCCCGGGAGGAACGGGGGCGACCACCGTCATTGGCAACGTGATGCGCACGCAAAGTTGTCTCCTGGCCGAATCCGAAGTGGCACAAGCGGACTTGTTGATCGCACCGGAAATTGTCGTGCCCAGCATGTCCTCGAAGGAGGCGCAGGCACTGGTGATTCGCGCTGGCTACGAAGCCGCGTACGCCGTCATGGACGACTGTCGGCATGCGGCGAAGCGTCTCGCGGTGTGCCGATAG
- a CDS encoding sigma 54-interacting transcriptional regulator: MFAGALQDTDGFLVEADRGTAFFDEIGTLAPAAQGKLLRALETGAFRPVGARLDRRSDFRIVAAANQSLMRSVDAGTFRADLAYRLSGCVIALPPLRARPDDIALLAEHFGSHAKARVIRFAPGALALLVAHPWPGNVRELRLFVERVALLADDPTVTMSDVQAMLTTTAYDRAFPPPRSVQESMSSSVAEGDATERIDEERQRLRHLLDTADWNTKRVCAQLGIHRSTLYRRMARLGIATHRPTPRATVAAHAPLDVTPTE, translated from the coding sequence GTGTTCGCCGGCGCATTGCAGGACACCGACGGGTTTCTCGTCGAAGCGGATCGTGGCACGGCATTTTTCGACGAGATCGGCACGCTCGCGCCCGCGGCGCAGGGTAAGCTGCTGCGCGCGCTCGAGACGGGCGCCTTTCGTCCGGTCGGTGCACGACTCGATCGCCGCAGCGATTTCCGCATCGTCGCCGCGGCCAATCAATCCCTGATGCGCAGCGTCGATGCCGGTACGTTTCGGGCCGATCTAGCCTACCGCCTCTCGGGATGTGTCATTGCCCTGCCACCACTTCGCGCGCGCCCTGACGATATCGCGCTGCTCGCCGAACACTTTGGCTCACATGCCAAAGCGCGTGTCATTCGGTTTGCACCGGGAGCGCTGGCGTTGCTCGTCGCACATCCATGGCCCGGCAACGTTCGGGAGCTACGGCTCTTTGTCGAGCGAGTCGCACTGCTGGCCGATGATCCGACGGTGACGATGAGTGACGTACAAGCCATGCTCACCACAACGGCATATGATCGCGCCTTTCCGCCCCCGCGGTCGGTGCAGGAATCGATGTCGTCATCGGTGGCGGAAGGCGACGCCACAGAACGCATCGACGAAGAGCGACAGCGGCTTCGGCATCTGCTCGACACCGCCGACTGGAATACCAAACGTGTCTGCGCCCAACTGGGGATCCACCGCTCCACACTGTATCGCCGCATGGCGCGGCTTGGCATTGCGACGCATCGGCCAACACCGCGCGCGACTGTTGCAGCACACGCACCGCTCGATGTCACACCAACCGAATGA
- a CDS encoding aldehyde dehydrogenase family protein, which yields MNTHTHTHTPSPLNAESRLFIDGALVDAEEGRTYDVINPATEAVAGMVAAASLVDADRALAAARRCFDTSDWSTNVPRRLRALTQFRDGLLAVADEWRRQIVAESGCPITFTHGPMLDSSVADINYSLSLLESYAFEREIEDLGSPMGGPARRLVCQEAAGVVVAITPWNAPVQTNLQKIIPALAAGCTVVLKAAHDTPWSATMLGRVASQCPDLPPGAFNVLTSTASGALGAMLTADPRVDVISFTGSTATGRRVMESASHTIKRTLLELGGKSAMVVLDDADFPQALAGAAYVCANAGQGCVLNTRLLVPRSRYDEAIAILESIYRQVPYGDPNDANNIMGPMINAAQRERVLAYIEKGKAEGARVVVGGGTPAHLTTGYYVEPTLFADVDNSMTIAQEEIFGPVLVVIPFDDDDDAIRIANDSIYGLSGSVISASPERALRVARSVRTGTMNVNGAFFFSPNAPFGGYKQSGIGREMGIEGFEEYLQTKTIAVPADFPLARNANRSA from the coding sequence ATGAATACGCACACACACACGCACACGCCGTCTCCGCTCAACGCGGAATCGCGTCTGTTCATCGATGGTGCGTTGGTCGACGCCGAAGAGGGGCGTACCTACGATGTCATCAACCCCGCGACCGAAGCGGTGGCGGGCATGGTTGCCGCCGCATCCTTGGTCGATGCCGACCGCGCCCTGGCTGCCGCACGTCGTTGCTTCGATACATCGGATTGGTCGACCAATGTCCCTCGTCGCCTCCGCGCACTCACGCAGTTCCGTGACGGTCTGCTGGCGGTGGCCGACGAATGGCGTCGACAGATCGTCGCCGAAAGTGGATGCCCCATCACTTTCACGCACGGCCCGATGCTCGATAGTTCGGTGGCCGATATCAACTACTCGCTGTCGTTGCTCGAGAGTTATGCGTTCGAGCGGGAGATCGAAGACCTCGGCTCACCCATGGGTGGCCCAGCGCGACGCCTGGTGTGCCAGGAAGCCGCCGGCGTGGTGGTGGCCATCACCCCATGGAACGCCCCTGTGCAAACCAACCTGCAGAAGATCATTCCGGCGTTGGCGGCAGGATGCACCGTGGTGCTCAAGGCAGCGCATGACACGCCATGGTCGGCCACCATGCTGGGTCGCGTGGCATCGCAGTGCCCTGATCTGCCACCGGGGGCATTCAATGTGCTCACGTCCACTGCCAGCGGGGCCCTGGGCGCCATGCTCACGGCGGACCCGCGTGTGGATGTCATCTCCTTCACCGGATCGACGGCGACGGGACGTCGTGTCATGGAGAGTGCGTCGCACACCATCAAGCGCACGTTGCTGGAGTTGGGCGGCAAGTCGGCAATGGTGGTGCTCGACGATGCGGACTTTCCGCAGGCGTTGGCCGGAGCGGCCTATGTGTGCGCCAATGCAGGCCAGGGCTGTGTCCTGAACACGCGCTTGCTGGTGCCACGATCGCGCTACGACGAGGCCATTGCCATTCTCGAGTCCATCTATCGACAGGTGCCATACGGCGATCCGAACGACGCGAACAACATCATGGGCCCGATGATCAATGCCGCGCAGCGCGAGCGGGTGTTGGCCTATATCGAAAAGGGCAAGGCCGAAGGGGCGCGTGTGGTGGTGGGTGGTGGTACACCAGCGCATTTGACCACGGGGTACTACGTCGAGCCCACGCTCTTCGCCGATGTCGACAACTCGATGACGATTGCACAGGAGGAGATCTTCGGCCCGGTGCTCGTGGTGATTCCGTTCGACGACGATGATGACGCGATCCGGATCGCCAACGACTCCATCTACGGACTCTCGGGCTCCGTGATATCCGCGTCGCCGGAACGGGCCCTGCGCGTGGCGCGTAGCGTACGCACCGGTACGATGAATGTGAACGGGGCATTTTTCTTCTCTCCCAACGCACCATTCGGTGGCTACAAGCAGTCCGGTATCGGTCGGGAAATGGGTATCGAGGGGTTCGAGGAATACCTGCAGACGAAGACGATTGCGGTGCCGGCAGACTTTCCGCTGGCGCGCAATGCCAACCGGAGCGCCTGA
- a CDS encoding SDR family oxidoreductase codes for MKTVLITGCSSGYGLETARHFLAQGWKVVATMRTPRQELFPASPNLQVLPLDVTKPESIAAALAAAGPVDVLVNNAGVGLFGAFEVTPMSTVRDIFETNTFGVMAMCQAILPAFRARGTGTIVNVTSSTTLAPFPLVAAYTASKTAIEGFTASLELELRDLGVRVKLVEPGYGPSTSFTANGQQRMQGLIPAAYEPFAHRVFAGYGTITATTREIDVAETVLQAANDVSDRLHFAAGADAVALVQVAS; via the coding sequence ATGAAGACCGTCCTGATCACTGGCTGTTCCTCCGGCTATGGCCTGGAGACCGCTCGTCACTTCCTCGCGCAGGGCTGGAAGGTGGTTGCCACCATGCGCACGCCGCGGCAGGAGCTGTTTCCGGCATCCCCGAACCTGCAGGTGTTGCCGCTCGATGTCACCAAGCCGGAGAGCATCGCCGCGGCGCTGGCTGCGGCCGGTCCGGTCGATGTGCTGGTGAACAACGCCGGTGTGGGTTTGTTCGGCGCGTTCGAGGTCACGCCCATGTCCACGGTGCGCGACATCTTCGAAACCAACACGTTTGGTGTCATGGCCATGTGTCAGGCCATCCTCCCCGCGTTTCGCGCGCGCGGCACGGGGACCATCGTGAATGTCACGTCCAGCACCACACTGGCACCGTTTCCGCTGGTGGCAGCGTATACCGCCAGCAAGACGGCCATCGAAGGATTCACTGCGTCATTGGAACTCGAACTCCGCGACCTGGGCGTGCGCGTCAAGCTGGTGGAGCCGGGGTACGGTCCGTCAACGAGTTTCACGGCCAACGGCCAGCAGCGCATGCAGGGATTGATTCCCGCCGCTTACGAGCCCTTCGCGCATCGTGTGTTTGCGGGATACGGGACGATCACGGCCACAACCCGTGAAATCGATGTGGCGGAAACGGTGCTGCAGGCGGCGAACGATGTCTCGGATCGGCTGCACTTCGCGGCCGGTGCAGACGCCGTGGCACTCGTGCAGGTGGCGTCATGA
- a CDS encoding VOC family protein, whose amino-acid sequence MKTTLPAAAPEIPVADVATSSAYYRDQLGFDVDWHATDIDLAGISRDQCRLFLSGPAFREQRGNTSPVVIWLNLDSIEAVNDLHSLWHAANAIVLAVPESKPWGLHEFTAADPDGNRFRVFHDFATPERLTESSQ is encoded by the coding sequence ATGAAAACAACATTGCCGGCGGCAGCACCCGAAATTCCGGTAGCTGATGTCGCCACGTCTTCGGCGTACTACCGTGACCAGTTGGGCTTCGACGTCGACTGGCATGCCACCGACATCGATCTGGCAGGCATCTCGCGTGATCAGTGCCGGCTTTTCCTCTCAGGGCCAGCCTTTCGCGAGCAACGTGGCAACACCAGCCCCGTCGTGATTTGGCTCAACCTGGACAGCATCGAGGCCGTGAATGATCTGCACAGCCTCTGGCACGCCGCCAACGCCATCGTGCTCGCGGTGCCCGAATCAAAGCCCTGGGGGCTGCATGAGTTCACGGCCGCCGATCCCGACGGCAATCGATTTCGGGTGTTCCACGACTTCGCGACGCCGGAACGCCTGACCGAATCATCGCAATGA
- a CDS encoding PEP-CTERM sorting domain-containing protein, whose translation MRLVHFLRDSAVVVALTASLATTASGQVLHDNGPAVIGGLSVLRPGAAIFGVGMQTDVPNAVADDFTVAVAGGWNVTGFSFFGYQTGGVNGAFTFTGLSWSIVAGDVNTGSVVQSGSVVPTNGGLVGYRVSGTDQGSTTRAIFQIDADVPDFVLGMGQYWLQWSMTGTGISGPWQTSTADGVEGNAHQSLDGTDFALRLDDLDGLSMEYPFIIRGTAASTVVPEPSTWSMMIVGGLAMVAFSRRRRRID comes from the coding sequence ATGCGCCTTGTTCACTTTCTGCGCGACTCGGCTGTGGTTGTTGCGCTCACGGCATCACTGGCCACCACCGCATCCGGCCAGGTGCTGCATGACAATGGACCAGCGGTCATTGGCGGCCTTTCGGTCCTTCGCCCCGGCGCCGCCATTTTCGGTGTCGGTATGCAGACCGACGTTCCCAATGCGGTAGCCGACGACTTCACGGTCGCGGTGGCAGGCGGATGGAACGTGACGGGATTCAGCTTCTTCGGATATCAGACCGGTGGCGTCAATGGCGCCTTCACGTTCACCGGTTTGAGCTGGAGCATTGTGGCAGGTGATGTCAACACCGGCTCGGTGGTGCAGTCGGGATCGGTGGTCCCCACCAATGGTGGCCTGGTCGGTTATCGCGTGAGTGGAACGGATCAAGGATCCACCACCCGTGCGATTTTTCAGATCGACGCCGATGTCCCCGATTTTGTATTGGGCATGGGGCAATACTGGCTGCAGTGGAGCATGACCGGCACCGGGATTTCCGGCCCCTGGCAGACCTCCACCGCCGACGGGGTGGAAGGCAACGCCCATCAGAGCCTGGATGGCACGGACTTCGCGCTTCGCTTGGATGATCTTGACGGCCTGAGCATGGAATACCCCTTCATCATCCGCGGTACGGCGGCGAGTACCGTCGTTCCGGAGCCGTCGACCTGGTCGATGATGATCGTCGGTGGTTTGGCCATGGTGGCGTTTTCCCGTCGTCGCCGTCGCATCGACTGA